One part of the Paenibacillus silvisoli genome encodes these proteins:
- a CDS encoding aldo/keto reductase: protein MNYRYLGNSGVQVSALGLGTNAFGKRADQDASIRIIHCALDSGINFIDTANIYAGTESERIIGLALEGRRHDAVLATKAGLVREAGKPNASGSSRRHLMHELEGSLKRLKTDYVDLYQIHTFDPNTPLEETLRALDDMVASGKVRYIGASNYAAWELMKALGVSDAKGWTRFVSTQVSYSLADRTPEQELVPMCLDQGVGIIPYFPLAGGILTGKYGLTAEEAPDGSRVVTDPSFARFLDEGRIGLGLQVSQLAADLGCSPGVLSLAWLMKQPAVSTVIVGATRTEQLADNLRSAELELTPETLDALTAMSDAFRYGKPFANYRLS, encoded by the coding sequence ATGAACTATCGTTATCTCGGAAACAGCGGGGTGCAAGTATCCGCCCTCGGACTTGGAACGAACGCGTTCGGCAAGCGGGCCGATCAGGACGCTTCGATTCGAATTATCCATTGCGCTTTGGACAGCGGCATCAATTTCATCGATACGGCCAATATTTACGCGGGCACGGAATCGGAGCGGATTATCGGCTTGGCGCTGGAAGGAAGACGGCATGACGCGGTGCTGGCGACGAAGGCCGGCTTGGTTCGGGAGGCCGGCAAGCCGAATGCGAGCGGCTCCTCGCGCCGTCACCTGATGCATGAGCTGGAAGGCAGCCTGAAGCGGCTCAAGACGGACTATGTCGACCTCTATCAGATCCATACGTTCGATCCGAACACGCCTCTCGAAGAAACGCTTCGCGCGCTCGATGATATGGTTGCGTCGGGCAAAGTCCGCTATATCGGCGCCTCCAACTATGCGGCTTGGGAGCTGATGAAGGCGCTCGGCGTCAGCGATGCGAAGGGCTGGACGCGGTTCGTCTCCACGCAGGTCAGCTACTCGCTGGCCGACCGGACGCCTGAGCAGGAGCTGGTCCCGATGTGCTTGGACCAAGGCGTCGGAATCATTCCGTACTTCCCGCTGGCGGGCGGCATCCTAACCGGCAAATACGGCTTAACCGCGGAGGAAGCGCCGGACGGCTCGCGCGTCGTCACGGATCCGAGCTTCGCCCGGTTTCTCGACGAAGGGCGGATTGGGTTAGGCCTGCAGGTCAGCCAGCTTGCGGCAGACCTCGGCTGCAGCCCGGGCGTGCTGTCCCTTGCCTGGCTCATGAAGCAGCCTGCCGTCTCGACGGTAATCGTCGGGGCGACAAGGACGGAGCAGCTCGCGGACAATTTGCGCAGCGCGGAACTCGAGCTGACGCCGGAGACGCTGGACGCGTTGACCGCGATGAGCGATGCGTTCCGGTACGGCAAGCCTTTTGCGAATTATCGGTTGTCCTAG
- a CDS encoding helix-turn-helix domain-containing protein yields the protein MNNASFPKIRPTSLRELSPVIHWARQHVRTPQFKWSRRIYDFELLYVKHGEIQATIEGETFLVRAGSLLALTPWKQHRIEVLTEPHAELLGVHFDFFDGAAASHAIIADEQHPNPDAFSDMPYLTADNMLLFDEPLLSNVSPKIVALLENIIQEWNDRHRGYDSVCKGLMLQLIALLLRHQSKSSAATLPKYERSLLELVQAIRSDCSRRWSSAEMAKFLLVHEDYMSRQFKAMMGVGPNKFVQGVRHQEAKKLLRETDQTVEWIAGAVGYEDFHYFSRMFRKWEGMSAMQFRRMSRTL from the coding sequence ATGAACAACGCTTCCTTTCCGAAAATAAGACCGACTTCGCTGCGCGAGCTCTCCCCTGTTATCCACTGGGCGAGGCAGCATGTTCGAACGCCGCAGTTCAAATGGAGCCGGAGAATCTACGATTTCGAGCTCCTCTACGTTAAGCACGGCGAGATCCAAGCTACCATCGAAGGCGAAACGTTCCTGGTCCGAGCCGGCAGCCTGCTGGCGCTGACGCCTTGGAAGCAGCACCGCATCGAAGTGCTGACAGAGCCGCATGCCGAGCTGCTTGGCGTTCATTTTGACTTTTTCGATGGCGCAGCCGCGAGCCACGCGATTATTGCCGACGAACAGCATCCAAACCCCGACGCATTCAGCGACATGCCGTATTTGACGGCGGACAATATGCTCCTTTTTGATGAACCGCTTCTTTCCAACGTCTCTCCGAAAATCGTTGCCCTGCTCGAAAACATCATCCAAGAATGGAATGACCGCCACCGCGGGTATGACAGCGTCTGCAAAGGACTCATGCTGCAGCTCATTGCGCTGCTGCTTCGTCATCAAAGCAAGAGCAGCGCGGCCACGCTCCCCAAGTATGAAAGGAGCTTGCTCGAGCTCGTCCAAGCGATCCGATCCGACTGCAGCCGCAGATGGTCAAGCGCCGAAATGGCGAAGTTTCTGCTCGTGCACGAGGACTACATGAGCCGCCAATTCAAAGCGATGATGGGCGTCGGCCCTAACAAATTCGTGCAAGGGGTGCGCCATCAGGAGGCGAAAAAGCTTTTGCGGGAAACGGACCAAACGGTGGAATGGATTGCCGGCGCGGTCGGCTATGAAGATTTTCACTATTTTAGCCGCATGTTCAGAAAGTGGGAAGGGATGTCCGCCATGCAGTTCAGGAGGATGTCGCGGACGTTATAG
- a CDS encoding UxaA family hydrolase, producing the protein MEHVIEKGADALYMDERDHVATALRDMQAGESIHYRSAAGLQLITLIDPIPFGHKVAIAGIAFGQDVRKYGEVIGRAVVEIEAGSHVHVHNIEGIRGRGDLGTKEAAERA; encoded by the coding sequence GTGGAACACGTTATAGAAAAAGGCGCAGACGCGCTGTACATGGACGAGCGCGACCATGTCGCAACCGCGCTTCGCGATATGCAAGCCGGAGAATCGATTCATTACCGCAGCGCAGCCGGGCTGCAATTGATTACGCTTATCGATCCGATACCGTTCGGCCATAAAGTCGCGATTGCCGGCATCGCTTTCGGACAGGATGTGCGCAAATACGGCGAAGTGATCGGTCGGGCTGTCGTGGAGATCGAGGCGGGCAGCCATGTGCATGTCCACAATATCGAAGGCATCCGCGGACGCGGAGATTTGGGTACGAAGGAGGCAGCGGAGAGAGCATGA
- a CDS encoding NlpC/P60 family protein, producing the protein MPTSRKKAIRIKKAREKALKLALSHKGKLLYIYGEKEIHLGYGDCSGFCRHVYRKAFNIDIGDTTSAQVKQGMKVPNDDANEGDIIFFKNIGRKGVSHAGIVTKPGRFIGLQINGCRERNYLRGFWKTKFMQIRSVIGLPRREKEMLKKAAAKQEASNEERVVHVYAVTTTGNEMKDALVKKDLTQASEIWKSSGISFRLKSITRHTDEAFRFKNGEFIGGLLLNKQPKKVQKLIRYSPKGSTRRDVVVIYLTSKAFKDVGANRTTTGAIYFFGKKIGPRVATILLAANSKERAQMLAHELGHALFVNPLTGKAVNPSRTLNPKEPSHDTDKRNLMYPKPPANPVIKKSQREKARQSILVREVKQAK; encoded by the coding sequence ATGCCGACGTCTAGGAAAAAAGCGATTCGCATCAAGAAAGCCCGGGAAAAGGCGCTAAAGCTCGCGCTGTCCCACAAAGGCAAACTGCTCTATATTTATGGCGAAAAAGAGATTCATCTCGGGTACGGCGATTGCTCCGGCTTTTGCAGGCATGTGTATCGTAAAGCGTTTAACATCGACATCGGAGATACGACCTCCGCTCAGGTGAAACAGGGGATGAAGGTTCCGAACGACGACGCAAATGAAGGCGATATTATTTTCTTCAAAAACATAGGCAGAAAAGGCGTGTCCCATGCCGGCATTGTTACAAAACCTGGCCGCTTTATCGGGCTGCAAATCAATGGCTGCCGGGAAAGAAATTACCTCAGAGGGTTTTGGAAAACGAAATTCATGCAAATTCGAAGCGTTATTGGATTACCGCGAAGGGAGAAAGAGATGCTGAAAAAGGCGGCAGCAAAACAAGAAGCCTCCAATGAGGAGCGAGTTGTCCACGTCTATGCCGTTACCACGACCGGTAACGAAATGAAGGACGCGCTTGTAAAGAAGGATCTGACGCAAGCGAGCGAAATATGGAAATCCAGCGGCATTTCGTTCCGTTTAAAATCGATAACCAGACATACGGATGAGGCGTTCCGCTTTAAGAACGGCGAATTTATAGGGGGCCTCTTGTTAAACAAGCAGCCGAAAAAAGTGCAAAAGCTGATCAGATACAGCCCCAAAGGAAGTACGCGAAGAGATGTGGTCGTCATCTATCTGACGTCCAAAGCGTTTAAAGACGTCGGGGCGAATCGAACGACGACCGGCGCCATCTATTTCTTCGGTAAAAAGATCGGCCCGCGGGTGGCGACTATTTTATTGGCTGCGAACTCCAAAGAGCGCGCGCAAATGCTGGCCCATGAACTCGGCCACGCCTTGTTCGTCAACCCGCTTACGGGCAAAGCCGTCAATCCGAGCCGAACGTTGAATCCAAAGGAACCCTCGCATGACACGGATAAACGAAATTTGATGTATCCGAAGCCGCCGGCAAATCCGGTCATCAAGAAATCGCAGCGGGAGAAAGCCAGGCAGAGTATTTTGGTACGAGAAGTGAAGCAGGCCAAGTAG
- a CDS encoding AraC family transcriptional regulator encodes MDPLRKHFDPDTSIPIELVLHSTKNLQSELPDHLHDWHEIIYVHSGTGSFFINHSFYEMQAGDLYLIPGNTIHRTLPHSEEPITSSAMFFSGQYIQSTSIGKDAYSFLRCFDLAKSERHYRIELLAAERVRIESLIDEMNEEVRMRQPGCKQAVLLLLQTVLLHTNRKMSTGEPKQQHGSNHPQWLQSALEFIDARLVENISLSMLASRAAVSTSYFSRMFKQLTGINVTDYIIAKRIMHAKELIGSTDHTIAEIANQCGFESLPHFYRMFKKLSGTTPAHYKRVDDRHL; translated from the coding sequence ATGGACCCGCTTCGCAAACATTTTGATCCCGATACGTCGATTCCGATCGAGCTTGTCCTCCACAGCACGAAGAACCTGCAGTCCGAGCTGCCCGATCACCTCCATGATTGGCATGAAATCATCTATGTGCACAGCGGGACAGGCTCCTTCTTCATCAACCATTCCTTCTATGAAATGCAAGCCGGCGATCTCTACCTAATTCCCGGCAATACGATCCATCGGACGCTCCCGCATTCGGAGGAGCCGATCACGTCCTCCGCGATGTTTTTCAGCGGCCAATATATTCAATCGACCTCTATCGGCAAAGACGCTTATTCCTTCCTGCGCTGCTTCGATCTGGCCAAATCCGAACGGCATTACCGGATCGAGCTGCTTGCCGCGGAACGGGTCCGGATCGAGTCGCTGATCGACGAAATGAACGAGGAAGTCCGCATGCGCCAGCCCGGCTGCAAGCAGGCGGTGCTGCTTCTGCTGCAAACCGTCCTGCTGCATACGAACCGCAAAATGAGCACCGGCGAGCCGAAGCAGCAGCATGGCAGCAACCACCCGCAATGGCTGCAATCGGCGCTTGAGTTCATTGATGCGCGCTTGGTCGAGAACATCAGCTTGTCCATGCTGGCCTCTCGCGCTGCGGTCAGCACCTCGTACTTTTCGCGCATGTTCAAACAGCTGACCGGCATTAACGTGACGGACTATATTATCGCCAAACGGATCATGCATGCCAAGGAGCTGATCGGGAGCACCGACCATACGATCGCCGAAATCGCCAATCAGTGCGGCTTCGAAAGCCTGCCTCATTTCTATCGCATGTTCAAGAAGTTATCCGGCACCACGCCGGCGCACTACAAGCGCGTCGATGACCGGCATTTGTAA
- a CDS encoding UxaA family hydrolase, whose amino-acid sequence MSRTFLAYERPNGEIGIRNHLLIIPTVICSNQVCNRIMQMVPGTVAIPHQHGCSQIGADKTRTFEVLAGTGKNPNVGAVIIISLGCEVVDPIALAEEIRKTGKPVEVFDIQSIGGSVKAIAYGTELAKRMMTELEKQEKVPVPLNKLKVAVKCGGSDATSGLASNPALGAAADSLISEGGSIVIGETTEIIGAEHLLAERCVTPDISDRLYYMVSRFDKEVERMGADMRGGNPSPGNIAGGLSTIEEKSLGCISKCGKAPIQGVIEYAESIPENGLYFMDSPGNDIECVSGMAAGGAHIVCFTTGRGTPTGAAVVPVIKITGNKMTFQKMEDNMDVDVSDMLDGTASLEQAGERVWQEIVDVAEGKWTKAEVLGHQEFSINRIGPSL is encoded by the coding sequence ATGAGCAGAACATTTCTGGCGTATGAAAGACCGAACGGCGAGATCGGGATCCGCAATCATTTGCTGATCATTCCGACCGTTATTTGCTCCAATCAGGTGTGTAACCGCATTATGCAAATGGTGCCGGGGACGGTTGCCATTCCGCATCAGCACGGCTGCAGCCAAATCGGCGCGGACAAGACGCGTACGTTCGAGGTGCTGGCCGGAACGGGCAAAAATCCGAACGTCGGCGCCGTTATCATTATCAGCCTCGGCTGCGAAGTGGTCGATCCGATCGCGCTCGCGGAGGAAATCCGCAAGACCGGCAAGCCGGTCGAAGTGTTCGACATTCAGTCGATCGGCGGTTCCGTGAAGGCGATCGCTTACGGCACGGAGCTGGCAAAACGTATGATGACCGAATTGGAAAAGCAGGAGAAAGTGCCTGTTCCGCTGAATAAGTTGAAGGTTGCCGTAAAATGCGGCGGTTCTGACGCCACATCGGGCTTGGCGTCTAACCCGGCGCTTGGCGCTGCCGCGGACTCGCTTATTTCCGAGGGCGGCTCGATCGTCATCGGCGAAACGACGGAAATTATCGGCGCCGAGCATCTGCTCGCGGAGCGCTGCGTGACTCCGGACATTTCCGACCGGCTGTACTACATGGTCAGCCGCTTCGATAAAGAAGTGGAACGGATGGGCGCCGACATGCGCGGCGGCAATCCGAGCCCGGGCAACATCGCCGGCGGACTGTCGACGATCGAAGAAAAATCGCTCGGCTGCATCAGCAAATGCGGCAAGGCGCCGATCCAAGGCGTTATCGAGTACGCGGAGTCGATTCCGGAGAACGGGCTTTATTTTATGGACTCGCCGGGCAATGATATCGAATGCGTGTCGGGCATGGCTGCCGGCGGCGCGCATATCGTTTGCTTCACGACGGGCCGCGGAACGCCAACGGGCGCAGCCGTCGTGCCGGTCATTAAAATTACGGGCAACAAAATGACGTTCCAGAAGATGGAAGATAACATGGACGTCGACGTCAGCGACATGCTGGACGGCACGGCAAGCTTGGAGCAAGCCGGTGAGCGCGTTTGGCAGGAAATCGTGGACGTTGCCGAAGGAAAATGGACCAAAGCCGAGGTGCTGGGCCATCAAGAGTTCAGCATTAACCGCATTGGGCCTAGCTTGTAG
- a CDS encoding GrpB family protein, translating to MSDKRSDVEELDIRVVPYDPIWPDLYTGEARLIREAVADLVVSIEHFGSTSVRGLDAKPIVDILVGAPSDVRLTEAHIEALEKLSYTFLGEDGRRPGRFFFRKRGLNHYNLSVVPYDGALWRDNLILRDFLRVHADEVSRYAAIKIAAAQASPNSLLGYQDYKRTFVEEMKERARAWSRGLHEH from the coding sequence GTGTCAGATAAACGCAGCGACGTAGAAGAACTAGACATCCGAGTCGTTCCTTATGACCCGATTTGGCCCGATTTATATACGGGAGAAGCACGCCTCATACGAGAAGCGGTTGCAGATCTCGTAGTTTCGATCGAACATTTCGGCAGCACGTCGGTACGCGGGCTGGATGCCAAGCCGATCGTCGATATTCTTGTTGGCGCGCCATCCGATGTACGTCTGACGGAGGCTCATATTGAAGCTCTTGAGAAGTTGAGCTATACCTTTTTAGGCGAAGACGGGCGAAGACCCGGACGATTTTTCTTTCGAAAAAGAGGGCTGAACCATTATAACCTGAGTGTTGTTCCCTATGATGGCGCCTTGTGGAGAGATAATTTGATCTTGCGAGATTTTTTGCGCGTGCACGCCGATGAGGTGAGTCGATATGCTGCGATTAAGATCGCCGCTGCGCAGGCCTCGCCGAATAGTCTGCTAGGCTATCAGGATTATAAGCGCACTTTCGTGGAGGAAATGAAGGAACGCGCGCGAGCTTGGAGTCGAGGCTTACACGAGCATTGA
- the sigK gene encoding RNA polymerase sporulation sigma factor SigK, whose translation MPGLFAAIALFIKQLSLLVSYVKNNAFPQPLHEEDELKHLQLMAEGNQVSRNLLIEHNLRLVAHIVKKFDNTGEDLEDLISIGTIGLIKAIESFQTGKGTKLATFAARCIENEILMHLRSLKKTRKDVSLHDPIGTDKEGNEITLIDILGTEADDVAEKVQLKIEKSKIYKNLDILDDREKEVVVGRFGLIAGGEERTQREIAKELGISRSYVSRIEKRALMKLYHEFYKQKK comes from the coding sequence ATGCCTGGATTGTTTGCGGCGATCGCCTTGTTTATCAAACAGCTGTCGCTCCTTGTTTCCTATGTCAAGAACAACGCTTTCCCTCAGCCGCTGCATGAAGAAGATGAGCTCAAGCACCTGCAGCTCATGGCAGAGGGGAACCAAGTGTCCCGGAACCTGCTCATCGAGCATAACCTTCGTCTGGTTGCGCATATCGTCAAGAAATTCGACAATACGGGCGAAGACCTGGAGGATCTGATCTCCATCGGGACGATCGGGCTGATCAAAGCGATCGAGAGCTTCCAGACCGGCAAAGGCACGAAGCTGGCGACGTTCGCTGCTCGGTGTATCGAGAACGAAATTCTCATGCACTTGAGATCGCTCAAGAAAACCCGCAAAGACGTGTCGCTGCATGACCCAATCGGAACGGACAAAGAAGGCAACGAAATTACGCTGATCGACATTCTCGGGACCGAGGCGGACGATGTGGCCGAGAAGGTGCAGCTGAAGATCGAGAAGAGCAAAATCTATAAAAATTTAGATATATTGGATGACCGCGAGAAAGAAGTCGTCGTCGGCCGTTTCGGCCTGATCGCGGGCGGCGAGGAGCGGACGCAGCGGGAAATCGCGAAGGAGCTCGGCATCAGCCGGAGCTATGTGTCGCGGATCGAGAAGCGGGCGCTGATGAAGCTGTATCACGAGTTTTATAAGCAGAAGAAATGA
- a CDS encoding Gfo/Idh/MocA family protein: MDKNWLDLDYKPALPANKEMGIGIIGAGEIVDACHLPAYRMGGLRVVGIYDVNFERAEKLAAKYGVPRVYRTLDELLEDREVIVADLAVPAKIQPEIAERAAAAGKHILCQKPLAESYAEAVRIHEACERHGIKGAVNQQMRWSPSIRASHTIIKRGWLGELLQASIQVNVKQDFANWGWLREMPTLEFMYHSIHYMDSIRFLFGTPEYVYADGARFPGQRTIGETRTLLHIKFAGEGRGIIHDNHNHIADEDDWYATYRFEGTEGIIKGTNGSLYNYPVGREDTLSFHTKAIHEDYWFTPKLHGKWFPHAFMGTMGELMRAVEEDRQPENSVEDNLKTMQMVFGAYLSMQENRPVTLEEIAKRV; the protein is encoded by the coding sequence ATGGACAAAAATTGGCTTGATCTGGACTATAAACCAGCCTTGCCTGCGAACAAAGAAATGGGAATCGGCATTATCGGCGCGGGCGAAATCGTAGATGCCTGCCATCTGCCGGCATATCGGATGGGCGGACTTCGCGTCGTCGGCATCTATGATGTCAACTTCGAACGGGCGGAGAAGCTTGCTGCCAAATACGGCGTCCCGAGGGTGTATCGAACGCTTGATGAGCTGCTGGAGGATCGTGAGGTCATCGTAGCGGATTTAGCGGTGCCGGCGAAAATCCAACCGGAGATCGCGGAGCGGGCGGCCGCGGCAGGCAAGCATATTCTTTGCCAGAAGCCGCTGGCGGAATCGTACGCGGAAGCGGTGCGCATCCATGAAGCTTGCGAGCGTCATGGCATTAAAGGCGCAGTCAATCAGCAGATGCGCTGGTCGCCGAGCATTCGCGCGAGCCATACCATCATTAAGCGCGGCTGGCTCGGGGAGCTGCTGCAGGCTTCGATCCAGGTGAACGTGAAGCAGGATTTTGCCAACTGGGGCTGGCTGCGCGAGATGCCGACGCTGGAGTTTATGTATCACAGCATTCATTACATGGATTCGATCCGCTTCCTGTTCGGCACGCCGGAATACGTCTATGCCGACGGCGCCCGGTTCCCGGGACAACGCACGATCGGTGAGACGCGGACGCTGCTTCATATCAAGTTCGCTGGTGAGGGGCGCGGCATTATCCATGATAATCACAACCATATCGCCGATGAGGACGATTGGTACGCGACGTATCGTTTTGAAGGCACGGAAGGGATTATCAAAGGGACGAACGGCTCGCTGTACAACTATCCGGTCGGCCGCGAGGATACGCTCAGCTTCCATACGAAAGCGATCCACGAGGATTACTGGTTTACGCCGAAGCTGCACGGCAAATGGTTCCCGCATGCGTTCATGGGAACGATGGGCGAGCTGATGCGCGCGGTGGAAGAGGATCGTCAGCCGGAGAACAGCGTCGAGGACAACTTGAAGACGATGCAAATGGTGTTCGGCGCTTATCTGTCGATGCAGGAAAACCGTCCGGTGACGTTAGAAGAAATTGCGAAACGCGTGTAG